From a region of the Cucumis sativus cultivar 9930 chromosome 6, Cucumber_9930_V3, whole genome shotgun sequence genome:
- the LOC101211565 gene encoding protein TIFY 5A, translating to MEVNSTSLRMRRNCNLELRLSPTPNPNPNPAAVSDQPSATADDSPQSQQLTIFYNGRICVCDVTELQARAILKLATREMEENGLSETPSPMLQQSSPPPRTPTTPGLSMKKSLQRFLQKRKHRVQATSPYNH from the exons ATGGAAGTAAATTCCACCTCTCTCAGAATGAGGCGAAACTGCAACTTGGAACTTCGTCTTTCTCCCACCCCCAACCCCAACCCCAACCCCGCCGCCGTCTCCGACCAGCCCTCCGCCACCGCTGACGACAGCCCTCAAAGCCAACAACTTACCATCTTCTACAACGGCCGGATCTGCGTCTGTGACGTTACCGAGCTCcag GCAAGAGCAATTCTAAAGTTGGCTACTAGAGAAATGGAGGAAAATGGTTTGAGCGAAACACCATCACCGATGCTACAACAGTCGTCTCCACCACCACGAACCCCGACCACGCCGGGACTTTCCATGAAGAAATCACTCCAAAGATTTTTGCAGAAGAGAAAGCATAGGGTTCAAGCAACTTCTCCATACAACCattga
- the LOC101204586 gene encoding uncharacterized protein LOC101204586 isoform X3 yields MEAIYLIGSILTTFFTSLILSLTLPFRCFLRRFFFSTTPTPVSGIGSDSVTLYQGIVWHHRRRPVHHSFNYSVRYALIDLDLSPSPPSGHLSADQARRVASTSGPVFLLTIPASVGYEQNPLSLYYCYQTDQDSAQHLEKCIAEVTNTPWGERVTFVFNPSSDLVAKPLHVSPFMDMLGNWSIKSSAPGDYLHVTISVQHPELGDYFSATLKLKRVSPSFGSDHSSFFYLMPHKVAIWIYWHNQLIKWLSFHLLS; encoded by the exons ATGGAAGCGATCTATCTTATAGGGTCCATTCTCACTACCTTCTTCACCTCTCTTATTCTCTCCCTTACCCTCCCCTTCCGATGCTTTCTCCGTCGTTTCTTCTTCAGCACCACCCCCACCCCCGTTTCCGGAATTGGGTCAGATTCCGTCACATTGTACCAAGGTATTGTTTGGCACCACCGTAGGCGTCCTGTCCACCATTCTTTCAACTACTCTGTTCGCTATGCCCTAATTGACCTTGACCTCTCCCCTTCTCCTCCATCTGGTCATCTCTCAGCTGATCAAGCTCGCCGAGTTGCTTCTACCTCTGGACCTGt ATTTCTTCTTACCATTCCAGCTAGTGTGGGATATGAACAAAATCCGTTGAGTTTGTATTACTGCTATCAAACGGATCAGGACTCTGCACAACACCTGGAAAAGTGCATAGCTGAg GTAACAAATACGCCATGGGGTGAGAGAGTTACATTTGTTTTCAACCCGAGTTCTGATTTAGTAGCTAAGCCGTTGCATGTCAGTCCTTTTATG GACATGCTTGGGAATTGGAGTATCAAATCAAGTGCTCCCGGTGATTATTTACATGTTACAATCTCAGTTCAGCACCCTGAACTTGGCGACTACTTTTCTGCCACtttgaaacttaaaagagtGTCCCCATCGTTTGGATCTGATCACTCAAGTTTCTTTTACTTGATGCCGCATAAAGTTGCAATATGGATATATTGGCAT AACCAGTTGATTAAATGGCTATCATTCCACCTTTTATCGTGA
- the NCED1 gene encoding 9-cis-epoxycarotenoid dioxygenase NCED2, chloroplastic, which yields MTASPSPLLDHLGFLNSTKSNFPNFNINNLKPITSQNSIIHSALHSPSVLHFPNQTTTSTTTTSTTPNFHKSLSLKHQKSPTAPNWNLLQKTASMALDMVESALVSHELQHPLPKTADPRVQISGNFAPVPEQAVKHYLPVAGTIPDCINGVYLRNGANPLFQPTAGHHLFDGDGMVHAVSINHGSASYACRFTQTQRLVQERRLGRPVFPKAIGELHGHSGIARLLLFYARGVFGLVDHKKGTGVANAGLVYFNDRLLAMSEDDLPYHVRITPSGDLQTVGRYDFDKQLHSTMIAHPKVDPISKELYALSYDVVRKPYLKYFRFSPNGIKSKDVEIPLETPTMMHDFAITENFVVIPDQQVVFKLQEMVKGGSPVIYDKNKKSRFGILPKNATDSKDLIWVESPDTFCFHLWNAWEEPETEEVVVIGSCMTPPDSIFNECEENLKSVLSEIRLNLRTGKSTRRAIIKEEKEQVNLEAGMVNKNRVGRKSRYAYLAIAEPWPKVSGFAKVDLVTGEVKKHIYGGRKFGGEPFFLPKEENSKEEDEGYILAFVHDERTWKSEVQIVNAKDLKVEATIKLPSRVPYGFHGTFVQSNDLQNQA from the coding sequence ATGACGGCTTCTCCTTCTCCCTTACTCGATCATTTGGGATTCCTAAATTCCACCAAATCAAATTTCCCGAATTTCAATATCAATAATCTTAAACCCATTACTTCCCAAAACTCCATTATTCACTCTGCTCTTCATTCCCCTTCCGTTCTTCATTTCCCAAATCAAACTACTACttctactactactacttCTACTACTCCTAATTTCCATAAATCCTTGTCTCTCAAACATCAAAAATCCCCCACTGCTCCCAATTGGAATCTCCTTCAAAAAACTGCTTCCATGGCTTTAGATATGGTCGAATCCGCTTTAGTATCTCACGAGCTTCAACACCCACTTCCTAAAACCGCCGACCCACGTGTTCAAATCTCCGGCAACTTTGCTCCCGTCCCGGAACAAGCCGTTAAACACTACCTGCCCGTTGCCGGAACTATCCCCGATTGCATTAACGGGGTTTACCTTCGCAACGGCGCCAATCCTCTCTTCCAACCAACTGCCGGGCACCATCTCTTCGACGGCGATGGAATGGTTCACGCTGTCAGCATCAATCATGGTTCTGCTAGTTACGCTTGCCGGTTCACTCAAACCCAACGCTTAGTTCAGGAACGGCGATTGGGGAGACCGGTTTTTCCTAAAGCCATTGGGGAACTCCATGGCCACTCCGGAATCGCTCGCCTCTTACTATTCTACGCAAGAGGAGTTTTCGGGTTGGTGGACCATAAGAAAGGAACCGGAGTGGCGAACGCCGGTTTGGTGTATTTCAATGACCGGCTTTTGGCGATGTCAGAAGACGATTTGCCGTACCACGTGCGTATCACGCCTTCAGGTGATCTACAAACCGTAGGCCGTTACGATTTCGATAAACAGCTTCATTCCACAATGATCGCTCATCCCAAAGTGGACCCAATTTCCAAAGAACTCTACGCCTTGAGCTACGACGTCGTTCGTAAACCGTATCTCAAATACTTCAGATTCTCCCCTAATGGAATCAAATCAAAAGACGTTGAAATCCCACTTGAAACTCCCACAATGATGCACGATTTCGCCATCACAGAGAATTTCGTTGTGATTCCCGACCAGCAAGTGGTGTTCAAGCTTCAAGAAATGGTGAAAGGCGGATCGCCGGTGATATACGACAAGAACAAGAAATCCCGATTCGGGATTCTGCCGAAAAATGCGACGGATTCAAAGGATTTGATTTGGGTGGAATCCCCGGACACGTTCTGCTTCCATCTATGGAATGCTTGGGAGGAACCGGAGACGGAGGAAGTGGTGGTGATTGGGTCGTGTATGACGCCCCCGGATTCGATATTCAACGAGTGTGAGGAGAATCTGAAAAGCGTATTATCGGAAATCCGGCTGAATTTACGGACGGGGAAATCGACACGCCGGGCAATAATTAAGGAAGAGAAAGAACAGGTGAATCTAGAAGCGGGAATGGTGAATAAAAACCGTGTGGGAAGGAAAAGCCGGTATGCGTATTTGGCGATTGCAGAGCCATGGCCAAAGGTATCGGGATTTGCGAAAGTTGATCTGGTAACAGGGGaagtaaaaaaacatatttacgGAGGTAGAAAATTCGGTGGGgaaccattttttttaccgAAAGAGGAAAAttcaaaggaagaagatgaagggtATATTCTGGCGTTTGTTCATGATGAAAGGACGTGGAAATCAGAGGTACAGATAGTAAACGCAAAGGATTTGAAAGTGGAAGCTACAATAAAATTACCATCTCGAGTACCTTATGGATTTCACGGCACATTCGTTCAATCGAATGATTTACAAAATCAAGCTTAA
- the LOC101204586 gene encoding uncharacterized protein LOC101204586 isoform X1 yields the protein MEAIYLIGSILTTFFTSLILSLTLPFRCFLRRFFFSTTPTPVSGIGSDSVTLYQGIVWHHRRRPVHHSFNYSVRYALIDLDLSPSPPSGHLSADQARRVASTSGPVFLLTIPASVGYEQNPLSLYYCYQTDQDSAQHLEKCIAEVTNTPWGERVTFVFNPSSDLVAKPLHVSPFMDMLGNWSIKSSAPGDYLHVTISVQHPELGDYFSATLKLKRVSPSFGSDHSSFFYLMPHKVAIWIYWHAFKLWWKGVQFLQHPRYTNPSYKADATIRDQQLQCCKRIGSSQNNQVSEIENKVDRNDRMNGNRKFTWTNAKWPWS from the exons ATGGAAGCGATCTATCTTATAGGGTCCATTCTCACTACCTTCTTCACCTCTCTTATTCTCTCCCTTACCCTCCCCTTCCGATGCTTTCTCCGTCGTTTCTTCTTCAGCACCACCCCCACCCCCGTTTCCGGAATTGGGTCAGATTCCGTCACATTGTACCAAGGTATTGTTTGGCACCACCGTAGGCGTCCTGTCCACCATTCTTTCAACTACTCTGTTCGCTATGCCCTAATTGACCTTGACCTCTCCCCTTCTCCTCCATCTGGTCATCTCTCAGCTGATCAAGCTCGCCGAGTTGCTTCTACCTCTGGACCTGt ATTTCTTCTTACCATTCCAGCTAGTGTGGGATATGAACAAAATCCGTTGAGTTTGTATTACTGCTATCAAACGGATCAGGACTCTGCACAACACCTGGAAAAGTGCATAGCTGAg GTAACAAATACGCCATGGGGTGAGAGAGTTACATTTGTTTTCAACCCGAGTTCTGATTTAGTAGCTAAGCCGTTGCATGTCAGTCCTTTTATG GACATGCTTGGGAATTGGAGTATCAAATCAAGTGCTCCCGGTGATTATTTACATGTTACAATCTCAGTTCAGCACCCTGAACTTGGCGACTACTTTTCTGCCACtttgaaacttaaaagagtGTCCCCATCGTTTGGATCTGATCACTCAAGTTTCTTTTACTTGATGCCGCATAAAGTTGCAATATGGATATATTGGCAT GCTTTCAAGCTATGGTGGAAAGGTGTCCAATTTCTTCAACATCCAAGGTATACTAACCCTTCATACAAGGCAGATGCTACAATCCGGGATCAACAACTTCAATGCTGCAAGAGGATTGGATCGAGCCAAAATAATCAAGTATCAGAAATCGAGAACAAAGTAGATCGTAATGACAGAATGAACGGAAATCGCAAGTTCACTTGGACAAATGCTAAGTGGCCTTGGTCTTAA
- the LOC101204586 gene encoding uncharacterized protein LOC101204586 isoform X2 — translation MEAIYLIGSILTTFFTSLILSLTLPFRCFLRRFFFSTTPTPVSGIGSDSVTLYQGIVWHHRRRPVHHSFNYSVRYALIDLDLSPSPPSGHLSADQARRVASTSGPVFLLTIPASVGYEQNPLSLYYCYQTDQDSAQHLEKCIAEDMLGNWSIKSSAPGDYLHVTISVQHPELGDYFSATLKLKRVSPSFGSDHSSFFYLMPHKVAIWIYWHAFKLWWKGVQFLQHPRYTNPSYKADATIRDQQLQCCKRIGSSQNNQVSEIENKVDRNDRMNGNRKFTWTNAKWPWS, via the exons ATGGAAGCGATCTATCTTATAGGGTCCATTCTCACTACCTTCTTCACCTCTCTTATTCTCTCCCTTACCCTCCCCTTCCGATGCTTTCTCCGTCGTTTCTTCTTCAGCACCACCCCCACCCCCGTTTCCGGAATTGGGTCAGATTCCGTCACATTGTACCAAGGTATTGTTTGGCACCACCGTAGGCGTCCTGTCCACCATTCTTTCAACTACTCTGTTCGCTATGCCCTAATTGACCTTGACCTCTCCCCTTCTCCTCCATCTGGTCATCTCTCAGCTGATCAAGCTCGCCGAGTTGCTTCTACCTCTGGACCTGt ATTTCTTCTTACCATTCCAGCTAGTGTGGGATATGAACAAAATCCGTTGAGTTTGTATTACTGCTATCAAACGGATCAGGACTCTGCACAACACCTGGAAAAGTGCATAGCTGAg GACATGCTTGGGAATTGGAGTATCAAATCAAGTGCTCCCGGTGATTATTTACATGTTACAATCTCAGTTCAGCACCCTGAACTTGGCGACTACTTTTCTGCCACtttgaaacttaaaagagtGTCCCCATCGTTTGGATCTGATCACTCAAGTTTCTTTTACTTGATGCCGCATAAAGTTGCAATATGGATATATTGGCAT GCTTTCAAGCTATGGTGGAAAGGTGTCCAATTTCTTCAACATCCAAGGTATACTAACCCTTCATACAAGGCAGATGCTACAATCCGGGATCAACAACTTCAATGCTGCAAGAGGATTGGATCGAGCCAAAATAATCAAGTATCAGAAATCGAGAACAAAGTAGATCGTAATGACAGAATGAACGGAAATCGCAAGTTCACTTGGACAAATGCTAAGTGGCCTTGGTCTTAA
- the LOC101215498 gene encoding (S)-2-hydroxy-acid oxidase GLO1, giving the protein MEVTNVTEFEAIAKEKLPKMVYDYYASGAEDQWTLKENRNAFSRILFRPRILIDVSKIDMSTTVLGFKISMPIMIAPTAMQKMAHPEGEYATARAASAAGTIMTLSSWATSSVEEVASTGPGIRFFQLYVYKDRNVVAQLVRRAEKAGFKAIALTVDTPRLGRREADIKNRFTLPPYLTLKNFEGLDLGKMDQADDSGLASYVAGQIDRTLSWQDVKWLQTITKLPILVKGVLTAEDTRIAITSGAAGIIVSNHGARQLDYVPATIVALEEVVKAARGQVPVFLDGGVRRGTDVFKALALGASGIFIGRPVVFSLAAEGEAGVRKALQMMRDEFELTMALSGCRSLQEITRSHIVADWDTPRVVPRL; this is encoded by the exons ATGGAGGTTACTAATGTCACCGAGTTTGAGGCTATTGCAAAGGAGAAGTTGCCAAAGATGGTTTATGACTACTATGCATCTGGTGCAGAGGACCAGTGGACACTGAAGGAGAATCGAAATGCATTTTCCAGGATTTT GTTCCGTCCTCGTATTCTTATTGATGTGAGTAAGATAGACATGTCAACAACTGTGTTGggattcaaaatttcaatgcCCATTATGATTGCTCCCACTGCCATGCAAAAGATGGCTCACCCTGAAG GGGAGTATGCAACAGCCAGAGCAGCATCTGCAGCGGGCACAATTATG ACTCTTTCCTCATGGGCTACTTCCAGTGTTGAAGAAGTTGCTTCCACTGGACCTGGCATTCGATTCTTCCAGCTATAT GTGTACAAGGATAGGAATGTTGTGGCACAACTTGTGAGAAGAGCTGAAAAGGCTGGTTTCAAAGCCATTGCTCTGACTGTGGACACTCCAAGGCTTGGTCGCAGGGAAGCTGATATCAAGAACAG ATTTACTTTGCCACCATATTTGACATTGAAGAACTTTGAGGGATTGGATCTTGGTAAAATGGACCAG GCAGATGACTCTGGACTGGCCTCATATGTTGCGGGGCAGATTGACCGTACTCTCAGTTGGCAG GATGTCAAGTGGCTGCAGACCATCACCAAGTTGCCAATTCTTGTGAAGGGTGTGCTTACTGCTGAGGACA CAAGGATTGCCATTACCAGTGGAGCTGCTGGAATAATTGTTTCAAATCATGGAGCTCGCCAACTTGACTACGTTCCTGCAACCATTGTGGCTTTGGAAGAG GTTGTTAAAGCTGCTAGAGGCCAAGTTCCCGTTTTCCTGGATGGTGGTGTTCGACGTGGAACGGATGTTTTCAAAGCATTGGCGCTTGGAGCATCTGGCATATTT ATTGGAAGGCCAGTGGTGTTCTCTTTGGCAGCAGAGGGTGAGGCCGGTGTGAGGAAAGCACTTCAGATGATGCGTGATGAGTTCGAGCTGACCATGGCATTGAGTGGCTGCCGCTCACTTCAGGAGATCACCCGCAGCCACATTGTGGCCGACTGGGACACTCCTCGCGTCGTGCCAAGGCTATGA